From Leifsonia sp. fls2-241-R2A-40a, one genomic window encodes:
- the yidC gene encoding membrane protein insertase YidC, whose protein sequence is MDIIGTILWPIKWVVELILVAFHWLFTQMGLDPAAGITWVLAIVGLTVVVRAALIPIFVRQIKNQRRMLEIAPQLKKIQDKYKGKKDQFSREAMSRETMDLYKKTGTNPLSSCLPLLLQMPVFFSLFQVLNGAQGGHAGVGPLNEQLAQQFGNATLFGVAPLHQSFQGALNAHPPQVAVMVIAAVMVVLMTGSQFLTQLQIVSKNMSPETKASPQFKQQRILLYLLPFVFLFSGFAFPLGVMFYWLTSNLWTMGQQFLVIRNMPTPGSDAAKAREARLAKKGKLVQADGSTVLTVEEQPKQVVQRVQPVSKARAKKQAGK, encoded by the coding sequence ATGGACATCATCGGTACCATCCTCTGGCCCATCAAGTGGGTCGTGGAGCTGATCCTCGTCGCCTTCCACTGGCTGTTCACGCAGATGGGACTCGACCCGGCGGCCGGCATCACCTGGGTTCTGGCGATCGTGGGACTCACGGTCGTCGTGCGGGCCGCGCTGATCCCGATCTTCGTGCGGCAGATCAAGAACCAGAGGCGGATGCTGGAGATCGCGCCGCAGCTGAAGAAGATCCAGGACAAGTACAAGGGCAAGAAGGACCAGTTCTCCCGCGAGGCGATGTCGCGCGAGACCATGGACCTCTACAAGAAGACGGGTACCAACCCGCTCAGTTCGTGCCTCCCGCTGCTGCTCCAGATGCCGGTGTTCTTCTCGCTGTTCCAGGTGCTCAACGGCGCACAGGGCGGCCACGCCGGTGTCGGTCCCCTCAACGAGCAGCTCGCGCAGCAGTTCGGAAATGCGACGCTGTTCGGCGTCGCTCCCCTGCACCAGAGCTTCCAGGGCGCGCTGAACGCGCACCCGCCGCAGGTCGCCGTCATGGTGATAGCAGCCGTTATGGTTGTGCTGATGACGGGATCGCAGTTCCTCACCCAGCTGCAGATCGTCTCGAAGAACATGTCGCCGGAGACCAAGGCGAGCCCCCAGTTCAAGCAGCAGCGCATCCTGCTTTATTTGCTCCCCTTCGTCTTCCTCTTCTCGGGCTTCGCCTTCCCGCTCGGTGTCATGTTCTACTGGCTCACCTCGAACCTGTGGACCATGGGTCAGCAGTTCCTGGTCATCCGCAACATGCCGACTCCCGGTTCGGACGCGGCCAAGGCCCGCGAGGCGCGCCTGGCGAAGAAGGGCAAGCTCGTCCAGGCCGACGGCTCGACCGTGCTGACCGTTGAGGAGCAGCCGAAGCAGGTCGTGCAGCGGGTGCAGCCGGTGAGCAAGGCCCGCGCGAAGAAGCAAGCTGGAAAGTAG
- a CDS encoding R3H domain-containing nucleic acid-binding protein has product MTDVQTSSPDPVDVSDDVAVAEGAEPQEPADLDREGDIAADYIEELLDIADIDGDIDIDTRNGRAYISVNAEDGSNLAMLAKADTVAALQELTRLAVQNQTGAYSRLILDIAGSRDARQAELGRLVERAIARLDEGAAEAALPPMSSYERKIVHDIVSERGYVSTSHGEGRDRHTVITAA; this is encoded by the coding sequence ATGACCGACGTGCAGACCTCCTCCCCCGATCCCGTCGACGTCTCGGACGACGTTGCCGTCGCTGAGGGTGCCGAGCCCCAGGAGCCAGCAGACCTCGATCGTGAGGGCGACATCGCCGCGGACTACATCGAGGAGCTTCTCGACATCGCCGACATCGACGGGGACATCGACATCGACACCCGCAACGGGCGCGCCTACATCTCGGTGAACGCCGAGGACGGTTCGAATCTGGCGATGCTCGCCAAGGCCGACACTGTTGCGGCCCTGCAGGAACTCACCCGCCTTGCCGTGCAGAACCAGACCGGTGCCTATTCGCGCCTCATCCTCGACATCGCCGGCTCGCGTGACGCGCGTCAGGCGGAACTCGGTCGTCTGGTGGAGCGTGCGATCGCGCGTCTCGACGAAGGTGCCGCTGAGGCTGCTCTGCCGCCGATGTCGTCGTACGAGCGCAAGATCGTCCACGACATCGTCTCCGAGCGCGGGTATGTGTCGACTTCGCACGGCGAGGGACGCGACCGGCACACGGTCATCACGGCCGCGTAG
- the rsmG gene encoding 16S rRNA (guanine(527)-N(7))-methyltransferase RsmG, giving the protein MTDVETEPSAALTLFGDRIEQAREFARNLSDQGEERGLIGPLELPRLWTRHILNCAVVAPLLRPGVVGDVGSGAGLPGLVLAIARPDVSFVLIEPMERRVAWLNEQVDELELANVSVVRARAEDVRLDALLDQVTARAVSAFRKLLPLTAPLLRDGGELVLMKGAGAPAEVEAAAKEIRRFRVHDIEVLTLGEGLLTEVTRVIRATVQ; this is encoded by the coding sequence GTGACCGACGTCGAGACCGAACCCAGCGCGGCGCTCACGCTTTTCGGGGACCGGATCGAACAGGCTCGGGAGTTCGCGCGCAACCTCAGTGATCAGGGGGAAGAGCGTGGACTGATCGGGCCCCTGGAACTCCCCCGCTTGTGGACGCGCCACATCCTCAATTGCGCTGTTGTGGCGCCGCTGCTACGTCCCGGCGTCGTGGGTGATGTCGGCAGCGGAGCCGGCCTCCCTGGGCTCGTCCTCGCGATCGCCAGACCGGATGTCTCCTTCGTGCTGATCGAGCCGATGGAGCGGCGGGTTGCGTGGCTGAACGAGCAGGTTGACGAGCTCGAGCTGGCGAACGTCTCGGTTGTTCGGGCTCGCGCCGAAGATGTACGTCTGGACGCACTCCTGGATCAGGTGACGGCACGCGCGGTCAGCGCCTTCCGCAAGCTGCTCCCCCTCACCGCTCCCCTGCTGCGCGACGGCGGCGAGCTGGTTCTCATGAAGGGAGCGGGCGCGCCGGCCGAGGTCGAGGCCGCGGCCAAGGAGATCCGTCGCTTCCGAGTGCACGATATCGAGGTCCTGACGCTCGGCGAGGGTCTACTGACAGAGGTCACCCGTGTCATTCGCGCCACCGTCCAGTAG
- a CDS encoding AAA family ATPase: MEPEAASTAFDGTTPLAQELADLARRRQVIAETTLPLPSRTRIFTISNQKGGVGKTTTVVNLSAALAKSGARVLVIDLDPQGNASTALSVEHREGTPSVYDVVVNDREVDEVIQKSPEFDGLFVVPATIDLAGAEIELVSMVAREQRLSRALGRFLDEYDIDYVLIDCPPSLGLLTINAFVAASEVLIPIQCEYYALEGLSQLLKNIQLIERHLNPKLQVSTILLTMYDSRTNLAHQVAADVREHFPNEVLDTIIPRSVRISEAPSYGQSVISYDTNSSGSLSYMEAAAEIARRGVPR, translated from the coding sequence ATGGAACCCGAAGCAGCATCCACGGCATTCGACGGGACCACTCCCCTGGCTCAAGAGCTCGCGGATCTTGCTCGCCGCCGGCAGGTGATCGCGGAAACGACCCTCCCCCTCCCCTCTCGCACCCGCATCTTCACGATCTCCAACCAAAAGGGCGGCGTCGGTAAGACGACGACAGTCGTAAATCTGAGTGCAGCGCTCGCCAAGTCGGGTGCGCGCGTGCTGGTCATCGACCTCGATCCGCAGGGCAATGCATCCACCGCGCTGAGCGTGGAGCACCGCGAGGGCACACCGAGTGTCTACGACGTCGTGGTCAACGACCGTGAGGTCGATGAAGTCATCCAGAAAAGCCCCGAATTCGATGGCCTCTTCGTGGTTCCGGCAACGATCGACCTGGCTGGAGCGGAAATCGAACTCGTGTCGATGGTGGCCCGCGAACAGCGCTTGTCCCGCGCGCTCGGCCGTTTCCTCGACGAGTACGACATCGACTACGTGCTGATCGACTGCCCACCCTCGCTCGGACTGCTCACGATCAACGCTTTCGTGGCGGCCAGCGAGGTCTTGATCCCGATCCAGTGCGAGTACTACGCGCTCGAGGGCCTCAGTCAGTTGCTGAAGAACATCCAGCTCATCGAGCGTCACCTCAATCCCAAGCTGCAGGTATCCACCATCCTGCTGACGATGTACGACTCCCGCACCAATCTGGCCCACCAGGTCGCGGCGGATGTGCGGGAGCACTTCCCTAACGAAGTCCTCGACACGATCATCCCCCGCTCGGTTCGTATCTCGGAGGCACCGAGCTACGGACAGAGCGTCATCAGCTACGACACCAACTCGAGCGGATCGCTCTCCTATATGGAGGCGGCCGCTGAGATCGCACGAAGAGGAGTACCCCGCTAA
- a CDS encoding ParB/RepB/Spo0J family partition protein → MAAKRTGLGRGIGALIPTSDQASRPVDVFFPDNSGGGTATALAERPDDLVAVPGARLANIAPDDIVPNRVQPRTEFDRDALDELVASIREVGVLQPVVVRPLPDEPGRYELIMGERRLRATKELGLETIPAVVKDTADEDMLRDALLENLHRSQLNPLEEASAYQQLLADFGITQEELANRIGRSRPQITNTIRLLKLPAVVQARVAAGVLSAGHARAILSLADDQEAMIRLADKIVNEDLSVRAAEAAASKTPKPARTKATPGRHRGHLDEIAGHLGDRLNTRVKISLGARKGQIVVDFATIQDLNRILDELGQPSYS, encoded by the coding sequence ATGGCAGCGAAGCGAACCGGACTGGGCCGCGGCATCGGCGCGCTCATCCCCACCAGCGACCAGGCGAGCCGTCCGGTGGACGTGTTCTTCCCGGACAACTCCGGCGGGGGCACGGCAACAGCCCTGGCGGAGCGCCCGGACGACCTGGTCGCGGTCCCTGGTGCACGCCTGGCGAACATCGCCCCGGACGACATCGTCCCGAACCGCGTGCAGCCCCGCACGGAGTTCGATCGCGACGCTCTCGATGAGCTGGTCGCCAGCATCCGCGAGGTCGGCGTTCTCCAGCCCGTCGTCGTGCGGCCCCTCCCCGATGAGCCCGGCCGCTACGAACTGATCATGGGCGAGCGTCGCCTCCGGGCGACGAAGGAGCTCGGCCTCGAGACCATCCCGGCAGTCGTCAAGGACACGGCTGACGAGGACATGCTGCGGGATGCGCTCCTCGAGAACCTCCACCGCAGCCAGCTCAACCCGCTCGAAGAGGCATCGGCCTACCAGCAGCTGCTCGCCGACTTCGGGATCACGCAGGAGGAACTGGCAAACCGCATCGGACGTTCCCGTCCGCAGATCACGAACACGATCCGTCTCCTCAAGCTCCCCGCCGTGGTCCAGGCGCGTGTGGCCGCCGGCGTTCTCAGCGCCGGCCACGCCCGCGCCATCCTCTCGCTGGCGGACGACCAGGAGGCGATGATCCGCCTGGCGGACAAGATCGTCAACGAGGACCTGTCCGTGCGTGCTGCGGAGGCGGCGGCCAGCAAGACGCCCAAGCCGGCGCGGACCAAGGCAACGCCGGGACGGCACCGGGGGCACCTCGACGAAATCGCCGGTCACCTCGGTGACCGCCTGAACACTCGGGTGAAGATCTCGCTCGGGGCCCGCAAAGGTCAGATCGTGGTCGACTTCGCAACGATTCAGGACCTCAACCGCATCCTGGACGAGTTGGGGCAGCCCAGCTACAGCTGA
- a CDS encoding D-alanine--D-alanine ligase, with protein sequence MAEKDTLDIVVLAGGISHERDVSLRSGRRVADGLNALGHRVTVRDPDASLLAFLGDTRPDVVWPALHGASGEDGALRGLLEITGVPFVGSRADASRLAWSKPTAKTVVERAGVATPASVTLPQETFRELGAGSVLSTVLGGLELPVVVKPAHGGSAQGVTIVTTAEELPRAMVDAYTYSDVALIERKVEGVEVSVAVVDTGDGPEALPAVEIEPVDGAYTFDARYNAGETRFYVPARLDEAVGAAVAEAAVAAHKALGLRHLSRIDLIVDASGTPWFLEANVLPGLTETSIMPQAITASGREAGGVYAALALAAIADA encoded by the coding sequence ATGGCCGAAAAAGACACACTCGACATCGTGGTTCTCGCGGGCGGGATCTCCCACGAGCGCGACGTCTCTCTGCGCAGCGGACGCCGCGTGGCCGATGGCCTGAACGCGCTGGGCCACCGGGTGACCGTGCGCGATCCGGACGCTTCGCTGCTCGCGTTCCTCGGCGACACCCGTCCGGACGTGGTCTGGCCCGCACTCCACGGTGCGAGCGGTGAGGACGGCGCGCTTCGGGGACTGCTGGAGATCACCGGAGTGCCTTTCGTCGGCTCTCGCGCCGATGCATCAAGGCTCGCCTGGTCCAAGCCGACCGCGAAGACCGTCGTGGAACGCGCCGGCGTAGCGACGCCCGCGTCTGTGACCCTGCCCCAGGAGACCTTCCGTGAGCTCGGGGCGGGAAGCGTTCTGTCGACCGTCCTCGGCGGACTCGAACTGCCCGTGGTCGTGAAGCCTGCACATGGAGGCTCCGCCCAGGGCGTGACCATCGTGACGACTGCCGAGGAGCTGCCGCGCGCGATGGTGGATGCGTACACCTACTCGGATGTGGCGCTGATCGAGCGGAAGGTGGAAGGGGTCGAGGTCTCCGTCGCGGTGGTCGACACCGGCGACGGCCCTGAAGCGCTGCCCGCCGTCGAGATCGAGCCGGTCGACGGCGCTTACACGTTCGACGCGCGGTACAACGCGGGGGAGACCCGGTTCTACGTGCCCGCCCGGCTCGACGAGGCGGTCGGCGCAGCCGTCGCCGAGGCCGCTGTTGCCGCTCACAAGGCGCTGGGCCTGCGGCATCTGTCCCGCATCGACCTCATCGTGGACGCCTCGGGGACTCCCTGGTTCCTCGAGGCCAACGTGCTCCCCGGGCTCACGGAGACCTCCATCATGCCTCAGGCGATCACGGCGTCCGGCCGCGAGGCCGGGGGCGTCTATGCCGCCCTCGCTCTGGCAGCCATCGCCGACGCCTGA
- a CDS encoding PLP-dependent aminotransferase family protein: MIEQGTPQQRGNNLDPWYHHYAQRTSGLAASEVRALFAVASRPEVVSLAGGMPYVAALPQDLVVGAMDRVMHERGAVALQYGSGQGVPQLREQILDVMALEGISGSADDVVITTGSQHALELFSKLFIDPGDVVLAEGPSYVTAMVIFKSYQAEVDHVPMDEHGLIPEALREHIARLKAAGRRVKFLYTVPTFHNPAGVTLTWERRLEILEIARQNDILVLEDNPYGLLYFEDKPPAAMRSVEKDGVVYLGTFSKTLAPGFRVGWALAPHAIREKLILANEAAVLSPSSFSQLVISEYLQDADWRAQIDTFRGVYRERKEAMISALNEYLPELSWTDPNGGFYVWLTLPPHLDSKAMLPRAVTELVAYTPGTAFYADGSGAHNIRLSFCYPTPENIKVGVRRLANVIGGEQDLLDTFAGTGPLDAGRRRSQTSANPPTDLR, from the coding sequence GTGATCGAACAGGGCACTCCGCAGCAGCGGGGCAACAATCTGGACCCGTGGTATCACCACTACGCGCAGCGCACGAGCGGCCTGGCCGCCAGTGAGGTCCGAGCCCTGTTCGCCGTCGCCAGCCGCCCTGAGGTGGTCTCGCTGGCAGGCGGCATGCCGTACGTTGCGGCCCTGCCGCAAGATCTCGTCGTCGGCGCGATGGACCGCGTCATGCACGAGAGGGGAGCGGTCGCGCTCCAGTACGGCTCCGGCCAGGGTGTTCCTCAGTTGCGCGAGCAGATCCTCGACGTCATGGCGCTCGAGGGGATCAGCGGCAGCGCGGATGACGTCGTCATCACGACGGGGTCGCAGCACGCGCTGGAACTGTTCAGCAAGCTCTTCATCGACCCGGGTGACGTCGTCCTCGCCGAGGGGCCGAGCTATGTCACCGCGATGGTCATCTTCAAGTCGTATCAGGCCGAAGTCGACCACGTCCCGATGGACGAGCACGGTCTCATCCCCGAGGCCCTGCGTGAACACATCGCGCGGCTGAAGGCGGCGGGACGCCGCGTGAAGTTCCTCTACACGGTGCCGACCTTCCACAATCCGGCCGGCGTGACCCTCACCTGGGAGCGGCGCCTCGAGATCCTCGAGATCGCGCGCCAGAACGACATCCTGGTGCTGGAGGACAACCCGTACGGCCTGCTGTACTTCGAGGACAAGCCGCCCGCCGCGATGCGATCTGTCGAGAAGGACGGCGTCGTCTATCTAGGCACCTTCTCCAAGACGCTCGCCCCCGGCTTCCGGGTCGGCTGGGCACTCGCCCCGCACGCTATTCGCGAGAAGCTCATCCTCGCCAACGAGGCTGCGGTCCTGAGCCCGAGCTCCTTCAGCCAGCTGGTCATCTCCGAGTACCTGCAGGATGCGGACTGGCGCGCGCAGATCGACACCTTCCGCGGTGTTTACCGGGAGCGGAAGGAGGCGATGATCTCCGCGCTCAACGAGTACCTGCCGGAACTCAGCTGGACGGACCCGAACGGCGGGTTCTACGTGTGGCTCACCCTGCCGCCGCACCTCGACTCCAAAGCCATGCTGCCGCGCGCGGTGACGGAGCTCGTCGCGTATACGCCCGGCACCGCGTTCTACGCGGACGGGTCCGGCGCGCACAACATCCGCCTCTCGTTCTGCTACCCCACACCCGAGAACATCAAGGTCGGCGTGCGCCGCCTGGCCAATGTCATCGGCGGCGAGCAGGACCTGCTCGACACCTTCGCCGGCACCGGCCCGTTGGATGCGGGACGTCGCCGCAGCCAGACGAGCGCCAACCCTCCCACCGACCTCCGATAG
- the trxA gene encoding thioredoxin: MSAARSVTDASFEQDVLNSEKTILVDFWAEWCGPCRAVGPILDQIASEHADKIEIVKLNVDENPQTAAKYQITSIPAMKVYQGGEVVKTVIGAKPKPALEADLAAYIA; encoded by the coding sequence ATGTCAGCAGCACGTTCGGTCACGGACGCCAGCTTCGAGCAGGACGTCCTCAACAGCGAGAAGACCATCCTCGTGGACTTCTGGGCCGAGTGGTGTGGTCCCTGTCGCGCCGTAGGCCCGATCCTCGACCAGATCGCCTCCGAGCACGCCGACAAGATCGAGATCGTCAAGCTCAACGTCGACGAGAACCCGCAGACCGCGGCGAAGTACCAGATCACTTCCATCCCCGCGATGAAGGTGTACCAGGGTGGCGAGGTCGTCAAGACCGTCATCGGTGCCAAGCCGAAGCCGGCCCTCGAGGCCGACCTGGCCGCCTACATCGCGTAG
- the trxB gene encoding thioredoxin-disulfide reductase has product MRQIIIIGSGPAGYTAAVYAARANLKPLLIASSVEAGGELMNTTEVENFPGFPDAVMGPDLMFKMQAQAEKFGTEIVLDDVVSVDLTSEVKKVTLGSGAVHEALAVIFATGSAYRKLGLEDEERLSGHGVSWCATCDGFFFRQRTIAVVGGGDSAMEEATFLTRFADKVYIIHRRDSLRASKIMQERAFANDKIEFIWNSEVIGIGGDEQVQDVKLRNLVTGEESELHLQGLFIAIGNDPRVHLVHGQLDLTAEGTIAVDGRSSKTNLPGVFAAGDVIDPTYRQAVTAAASGTVAALDAEHYLTTLPKDLLDRAADGASSDLELTTTA; this is encoded by the coding sequence GTGCGGCAGATCATCATCATCGGTTCCGGCCCTGCCGGTTACACCGCGGCCGTCTATGCGGCCCGCGCCAACCTCAAGCCGCTGCTGATCGCCTCCTCGGTCGAGGCCGGCGGCGAGCTGATGAACACGACAGAGGTCGAGAACTTCCCGGGCTTCCCGGACGCGGTCATGGGACCGGACCTCATGTTCAAGATGCAGGCGCAGGCCGAGAAGTTCGGCACCGAGATCGTCCTCGACGACGTCGTGTCGGTCGACCTGACCAGCGAGGTCAAGAAGGTCACGCTCGGCTCCGGTGCCGTCCACGAGGCACTCGCGGTGATCTTCGCGACCGGTTCGGCCTACCGCAAGCTCGGCCTGGAGGACGAAGAGCGTCTGTCCGGCCACGGCGTCTCCTGGTGCGCCACCTGTGACGGATTCTTCTTCCGCCAGCGCACGATCGCCGTCGTCGGCGGTGGCGACTCCGCGATGGAAGAGGCCACGTTCCTCACCCGCTTCGCCGACAAGGTGTACATCATCCACCGTCGCGACTCCCTCCGCGCCTCCAAGATCATGCAGGAGCGCGCCTTCGCCAACGACAAGATCGAGTTCATCTGGAACTCGGAGGTCATCGGCATCGGTGGAGACGAGCAGGTGCAGGATGTGAAGCTGCGCAATCTCGTCACCGGCGAGGAGAGCGAGCTGCACCTGCAGGGCCTGTTCATCGCGATCGGCAACGACCCGCGCGTGCACCTCGTCCATGGTCAGCTCGACCTGACCGCCGAGGGCACCATCGCCGTCGATGGTCGCAGCTCCAAGACGAACCTGCCGGGCGTCTTCGCCGCAGGCGACGTCATCGACCCCACTTACCGTCAGGCGGTCACCGCCGCGGCGTCCGGGACGGTTGCCGCCCTCGACGCGGAGCACTACCTCACTACGCTCCCTAAGGACCTGCTGGACCGCGCGGCGGATGGCGCATCCAGCGATCTCGAACTCACGACCACCGCATAA
- a CDS encoding lipid II flippase MurJ: MASVGRASAVLASGTLVSRVLGFAKAWLLVQAIGTLTFAANAYGTATIVPNSIYAIIAQGILNAVLVPQIVRASINPDGGRAYINKLVTLGMVVFAVVAVVATFLSPALVALFGLRGEQAQLATAFAYWSLPQIFFLGLYTLLGEVLNARKSFGPFTWAPVVNNVVAIAMLTAFILLFGAASTGHVHNDWSFGMVALLAGGATLGVAVQAIILFVFWRRVGLRFRLDFGWRGVNLGTAGKAAGWTFAMLIATQVAGLVETNVSNSAGEGFAGPFVMQNAWLIFMLPHGIIAVSIVTAYYTRMAEHAHRGSVTEFRQDFSSAARSIMFLIVFSSAALIVTAFPIARVFTPDYQSMGLVLVAYLVGLVPFSLVFMAQRAFYSLGDTRTPFFFTLAQVAVIVVGVLICFAVPPTTRAAAVALVVSLASVVQAVLAFALLRRRTGGVDGGRILGSLWRFVVAGLAAMAAGGGFLVILGGVEKGAFPVSGPIAAIVATAVVSVVMLVVYVGFLGMLRSPDLENGLAPILNRAAGRSRTPR, from the coding sequence GTGGCTAGCGTCGGGCGCGCGAGCGCCGTCCTCGCATCCGGAACCCTCGTCTCCCGCGTCCTCGGCTTCGCCAAGGCGTGGTTGCTCGTGCAGGCGATCGGCACGCTGACCTTCGCGGCGAACGCGTACGGCACGGCCACCATCGTGCCCAACAGCATCTACGCGATCATCGCTCAGGGCATCCTCAACGCCGTCCTGGTTCCCCAGATCGTGCGCGCGTCCATCAACCCCGACGGCGGCCGTGCCTACATCAACAAGCTCGTCACGCTCGGGATGGTGGTCTTCGCTGTCGTGGCCGTGGTGGCGACCTTCCTCTCACCCGCACTCGTCGCGCTGTTCGGCCTTCGCGGCGAGCAGGCGCAACTCGCGACCGCGTTCGCGTACTGGTCGCTTCCGCAGATCTTCTTCCTGGGCCTCTACACACTGCTCGGGGAAGTCCTGAACGCCCGCAAGTCGTTCGGCCCCTTCACGTGGGCGCCCGTCGTGAACAACGTCGTCGCCATCGCGATGCTGACCGCGTTCATCCTGCTCTTCGGCGCCGCGTCGACCGGACACGTGCACAACGACTGGTCCTTCGGGATGGTCGCCCTGCTCGCCGGCGGAGCGACCCTCGGCGTCGCTGTCCAGGCGATCATCCTGTTCGTCTTCTGGCGCCGGGTCGGACTCCGGTTCCGCCTCGACTTCGGGTGGCGCGGCGTCAACCTGGGAACGGCGGGGAAGGCGGCCGGCTGGACATTCGCGATGCTGATCGCGACGCAGGTCGCGGGGCTGGTCGAGACGAACGTGTCGAACTCGGCCGGCGAGGGCTTCGCGGGCCCGTTCGTCATGCAGAACGCCTGGCTGATCTTCATGCTCCCGCACGGCATCATCGCGGTCTCCATCGTCACGGCGTACTACACGCGGATGGCGGAGCACGCGCACCGCGGGTCGGTCACCGAGTTCCGCCAGGACTTCTCGTCGGCGGCACGCTCGATCATGTTCCTCATCGTCTTCTCGTCGGCCGCCCTCATCGTCACCGCGTTCCCGATCGCGCGTGTGTTCACCCCCGACTATCAGTCGATGGGACTCGTGCTCGTCGCCTATCTCGTCGGCCTGGTGCCCTTCTCGCTCGTCTTCATGGCTCAGCGCGCCTTCTACTCCCTGGGCGACACCCGGACGCCGTTCTTCTTCACGCTCGCGCAGGTCGCGGTCATCGTCGTCGGCGTCCTCATCTGCTTCGCCGTTCCTCCCACCACCCGTGCGGCCGCCGTCGCTCTGGTCGTGTCGCTGGCGAGCGTCGTCCAAGCTGTCCTCGCATTCGCCCTCCTGCGCCGCCGCACCGGGGGAGTGGATGGCGGACGCATCCTGGGTTCGCTGTGGCGCTTCGTCGTCGCCGGATTGGCCGCAATGGCCGCAGGAGGCGGCTTCCTCGTCATCCTCGGCGGGGTAGAGAAGGGTGCCTTCCCGGTCAGCGGTCCGATCGCCGCGATCGTCGCCACGGCCGTCGTCAGCGTGGTGATGCTGGTCGTCTATGTCGGCTTCCTCGGGATGCTGCGATCGCCCGACCTGGAGAACGGGCTGGCGCCCATTCTGAACCGCGCCGCAGGGCGTTCTCGCACACCCAGGTGA